The following are from one region of the Bacillus thuringiensis genome:
- a CDS encoding UDP-glucose dehydrogenase family protein, whose product MDICIIGSGYVGITSAAVLADLGHDVICVDKDQEKIQALQKGECPIYEPDLKELIHKNRNRLQFSCDIDNAIRQSPVIFIAVGTPSTSSGKTDLKYIYSVIDLLVPAITSYKTIITKSTVPPGTNQQLYETLIKRGVSSALFNIVSNPEFLREGSAVHDMFNPDRTIIGIQKGDKTSLKIMQDIYIGINAPFLCTGLNEAEMIKYTSNVFLATKISFINEISRICDAYNIDIVEVAKGIGYDFRINPHFLQAGMGYGGSCFPKDLHSLIYTATDRHVAVPILQAVQSINSTQIDLYVEKIKKAIKEPSSKKITVLGIAFKPNTDDIRSSLAVILLEKLIPHGYDLHAYDPKAFLPSHLKRQVTQHDNLESSITNSDCIIIATDWNEFKTLNWKQVKQVMKGCTIVDGRNCIEKDEIEKYGLQYIGVGRS is encoded by the coding sequence ATGGATATATGTATTATAGGCTCTGGTTATGTGGGAATCACATCAGCAGCAGTATTAGCAGATTTAGGTCATGATGTTATATGTGTAGATAAGGATCAAGAAAAAATTCAAGCTCTCCAAAAGGGGGAGTGCCCCATTTATGAACCAGATTTAAAGGAGCTTATTCACAAAAATAGAAACCGATTACAATTCAGTTGTGATATCGATAATGCTATTCGACAATCACCTGTTATTTTTATCGCTGTAGGAACCCCTTCTACATCAAGTGGAAAGACGGATTTAAAATATATCTACTCCGTCATTGATCTACTGGTTCCAGCTATAACATCGTATAAAACTATTATTACGAAAAGTACAGTTCCACCAGGTACAAATCAACAATTATATGAAACACTTATTAAACGTGGGGTTTCATCAGCCTTATTCAATATTGTCTCCAATCCTGAATTTCTTCGCGAAGGCTCTGCTGTTCACGATATGTTCAATCCAGATAGAACTATTATAGGTATCCAAAAAGGTGACAAAACATCGTTAAAGATTATGCAGGATATATATATAGGGATTAATGCTCCTTTCCTTTGTACAGGTTTAAATGAAGCAGAGATGATTAAATATACATCTAATGTATTTTTGGCTACCAAAATATCTTTTATAAATGAAATTTCTCGAATTTGTGATGCATATAACATTGATATTGTTGAAGTGGCAAAAGGAATTGGCTATGACTTTCGAATTAATCCTCATTTTCTTCAGGCGGGGATGGGATATGGCGGATCATGCTTCCCAAAAGACTTACATTCACTCATTTATACAGCAACTGATAGGCACGTAGCAGTTCCTATTTTACAAGCTGTGCAATCCATTAACTCCACACAGATAGATCTCTATGTTGAAAAAATTAAAAAAGCTATAAAAGAACCCTCTTCAAAAAAAATAACAGTTTTAGGAATTGCCTTTAAGCCAAATACTGATGATATTCGTAGTTCCCTTGCCGTAATACTTCTTGAAAAGTTAATCCCTCATGGCTATGATTTACATGCCTATGACCCCAAAGCTTTTCTTCCTTCACATTTAAAAAGACAAGTTACCCAGCATGATAACCTAGAATCTTCAATTACAAATTCTGATTGTATTATTATCGCCACGGACTGGAATGAATTTAAAACACTTAATTGGAAACAAGTCAAACAAGTTATGAAGGGATGCACAATCGTGGATGGACGCAATTGCATTGAAAAAGATGAAATAGAAAAATACGGATTACAATATATTGGAGTGGGTCGGTCATGA
- a CDS encoding UTP--glucose-1-phosphate uridylyltransferase has protein sequence MIKKAIIPAAGYGTRSLPITKVIPKEMFPIGNKPAIHYIVEEAVKSGIEQILIVISSRKDLIVDYFDYSLELEAFLEKEKKAHLLKDLAIPNVQIHYIRQPYARGLGEAIRLGETFIGNEPFAVLLPDDIVVSDKETALNQLISIYKETKNSVIGIHTVPDECIEKYGIIEGNVVKDNYMNITNIIEKPKVNPPSNLAVIGRYVFTPDIFSLLKNIQPGVGGEYQLTDAIHSLIMTKKVYGKMIEGKRFDIGQEDEYMQLLNLIYGQSKTGKN, from the coding sequence GTGATAAAAAAAGCAATCATTCCAGCCGCTGGTTACGGCACAAGGAGCCTTCCAATTACAAAGGTAATTCCAAAAGAAATGTTTCCAATAGGTAATAAACCTGCGATTCATTATATTGTGGAAGAGGCTGTAAAGTCAGGTATTGAACAAATATTAATTGTAATTTCTAGCAGAAAGGATTTAATAGTTGATTACTTTGATTATTCATTAGAATTGGAGGCTTTTTTAGAAAAAGAAAAAAAAGCCCACCTGTTAAAAGATCTTGCTATTCCAAATGTTCAAATCCATTATATAAGGCAGCCATACGCGAGGGGACTTGGTGAGGCAATAAGATTAGGTGAAACATTTATTGGTAATGAACCTTTTGCTGTACTCTTGCCAGATGATATTGTAGTTTCGGATAAAGAAACTGCTTTAAATCAGTTGATTAGTATTTATAAAGAGACAAAAAATAGTGTAATAGGCATTCATACGGTACCAGACGAGTGCATAGAGAAGTATGGTATTATCGAAGGAAATGTTGTAAAAGATAATTATATGAATATTACAAATATTATAGAAAAGCCAAAAGTAAATCCTCCATCTAATCTTGCAGTAATTGGTAGATATGTTTTCACGCCTGATATTTTTTCTTTATTAAAAAACATTCAACCTGGCGTTGGGGGGGAATATCAATTAACAGATGCGATTCATTCTTTAATTATGACTAAAAAAGTATATGGAAAAATGATTGAAGGGAAAAGATTTGATATCGGACAAGAAGATGAATATATGCAGCTTCTTAATCTTATATATGGACAAAGCAAAACAGGTAAAAATTAA
- a CDS encoding replication initiation protein — translation MSDSKDLQIKENNIVSKSNTLIEANSRLNLVEQKILLCLASNIEPNDWDFKTYTFSIKHFHDLLDLNGSTKYSELSKITKELLSKVIEIRIGEELIQVSWLSSAIYNRNKGTIDMRFDPLLKPFLLELSNKFTSYRLANVIKLKSTYAIRIYELLKQYEDLKERTISLENLRYYLDAMDIYPNYANFKQRVLKPSQKELNQKTDISFEFEEIKLGRKVQKIKFIIYSQKKKDNNLIHFEKNLDKFQQPNTFEQKIKRFEERCKEKVFPKVLKKWEAHKEIVLEIIEDIRFRSDISSPIGYVEFTLNSQLKQLSDKEITNKSSQNKKVSHNDTVLEIDNIMNLVISKYSTATGAVATFLVKDTAIEKLVRVVTLEEAEAIWIEHETFVMDKIYECIKKNIRRKRY, via the coding sequence ATGTCTGATAGTAAAGATTTGCAGATTAAAGAAAATAATATTGTTTCAAAATCAAATACTTTAATTGAAGCAAATTCACGTTTAAATTTAGTAGAACAAAAAATATTACTTTGTTTGGCTAGTAATATTGAACCTAATGATTGGGATTTTAAAACCTACACATTCTCGATTAAACATTTTCATGATCTACTTGATTTAAATGGATCTACTAAATATTCGGAGTTAAGTAAAATTACTAAAGAATTATTATCAAAAGTAATTGAAATTCGTATTGGAGAAGAGCTGATACAGGTATCTTGGCTGTCTTCAGCAATTTACAACAGAAATAAAGGAACAATTGATATGCGTTTCGATCCATTATTAAAGCCATTTCTATTAGAATTAAGCAACAAGTTTACAAGCTATAGATTAGCTAATGTTATTAAATTGAAAAGTACATACGCTATACGTATTTATGAACTACTAAAACAATATGAAGATTTAAAGGAACGTACAATTAGTCTTGAAAATTTAAGGTATTACTTAGATGCGATGGATATATACCCTAACTATGCAAATTTTAAGCAACGTGTGTTAAAACCTTCTCAAAAAGAATTGAATCAAAAAACAGATATTTCTTTTGAATTTGAAGAAATTAAATTAGGCAGGAAAGTACAAAAAATCAAATTTATTATCTATAGCCAAAAAAAGAAAGATAACAATTTAATTCATTTTGAAAAGAATTTAGATAAATTTCAACAGCCCAATACATTTGAACAAAAAATTAAAAGATTTGAAGAACGCTGTAAAGAAAAAGTATTCCCTAAAGTGTTAAAAAAATGGGAAGCTCATAAAGAAATTGTATTAGAAATAATTGAGGATATAAGATTTCGTTCAGATATTAGTTCTCCAATAGGTTATGTAGAATTCACTCTAAATTCCCAATTAAAACAATTGTCTGATAAAGAAATAACAAACAAAAGTAGTCAAAATAAGAAGGTTTCTCATAACGATACAGTATTAGAGATTGATAACATTATGAATTTAGTTATCAGTAAGTATTCAACAGCTACAGGTGCTGTAGCTACATTTTTAGTTAAAGACACAGCAATTGAGAAATTAGTAAGAGTAGTTACATTAGAAGAAGCTGAAGCCATTTGGATAGAACATGAAACGTTTGTTATGGATAAAATTTATGAATGCATTAAAAAGAATATAAGAAGGAAAAGATACTAG